In the Athene noctua chromosome 21, bAthNoc1.hap1.1, whole genome shotgun sequence genome, one interval contains:
- the C21H10orf105 gene encoding uncharacterized protein C10orf105 homolog — protein sequence MSTEDAGNGTSPTPPLLGLLVSTTELVLPSAASPEKADPLPIIVALVCIFILLATFLIFVTLCKPAALEQSGSRPQEFMPHHPVDASEPQLRLWKRLGSLRCSINTFRRSRPVSQSQLTCPRSSPTSQDWDVMESTKM from the coding sequence ATGAGCACAGAGGACGCTGGCAATGGGACCTCTCCCACCCCACCTCTCCTTGGGCTTCTGGTTTCAACCACTGAGCTCGTCCTGCCCAGCGCCGCATCCCCTGAGAAGGCAGACCCACTGCCCATCATCGTTGCACTCGTCTGCATCTTCATCCTCCTGGCAACCTTCCTCATCTTTGTCACGCTCTGCAAGCCAGCAGCGCTGGAACAGTCGGGCTCCAGGCCCCAGGAGTTCATGCCCCATCACCCAGTGGATGCCAGCGAGCCCCAGCTGAGGCTCTGGAAGCGGCTGGGCTCCCTGCGATGCTCCATCAACACCTTCAGGAGGAGTCGGCCGGTGTCCCAAAGCCAGCTCACCTGCCCCAGGAGCTCCCCCACTAGCCAGGACTGGGACGTTATGGAGTCCACCAAAATGTGA
- the VSIR gene encoding V-type immunoglobulin domain-containing suppressor of T-cell activation isoform X2: MEATSHRPGLLLAALCLLASHGGPTAFLITTPYSLCICPEGQNVTLTCRISGPLADRHDLFYKTWYFSSNGDQSCSEKKHIRNVTEKELHHDLGRHHEPLGNGTQKSSLVGQASHHGVEFVPDHHGAFHIMVMNLTLQDSGNYCCYAVEARREHGKPHTLQVAHGFVELQIQQGREGLQNCTFHTTSSKDITAAALATGACIVGILCLPLILLLIYKQRQAVSSRRAHELVRMESAQGIENPVFEAVPSASTESRPRPQLSYMASRQPSESGRHLLSEPGTPLSPSGPGECFFPTLDPVPDSPNSLKA; this comes from the exons GAGGGCCAACAGCTTTCCTGATCACCACCCCCTACTCGCTCTGCATCTGCCCCGAGGGCCAGAACGTCACCCTGACCTGCCGGATCAGTGGTCCCCTTGCCGACCGCCACGACCTGTTCTACAAAACCTGGTACTTCAGCAGCAACGGCGACCAGAGCTGCTCTGAGAAGAAGCACATCCGCAACGTTACCGAGAAGGAGCTGCACCACGACCTGGGCAGGCACCACGAGCCGCTGGGCAACGGCACCCAAAAATCCTCCCTTGTGGGGCAAGCCAGCCATCACGGGGTGGAGTTTGTCCCTGACCACCACGGTGCCTTTCACATCATGGTGATGAACCTGACGCTGCAGGACAGTGGGAATTACTGCTGCTATGCAGTGGAGGCAAGGCGGGAGCACGGCAAGCCCCACACCCTGCAGGTCGCTCATGGCTTTGTGGAGCTGCAAATCCAGCAAG gcagagaaggGCTTCAGAACTGCACATTTCACACCACCAGCAgcaaag ATATCACAGCTGCTGCGCTGGCAACGGGCGCCTGCATCGTGGGcatcctctgcctgcccctcaTCTTGCTCCTGATTTACAAGCAGAGACAAGCCGTCAGCAGCAGAC GTGCCCATGAGCTTGTCAGGATGGAAAG CGCCCAGGGCATCGAAAACCCCGTCTTTGAGGCGGTCCCCTCGGCAAGCACGGAGTCGCGGCCCCGACCCCAGCTCTCCTACATGGCCAGCCGGCAGCCCTCCGAGTCCGGCCGGCACCTGCTCTCTGAGCCTggcacccccctctccccctccggCCCTGGGGAGTGCTTCTTCCCAACACTGG ATCCTGTTCCTGACTCACCAAATTCCTTGAAAGCCTAA
- the VSIR gene encoding V-type immunoglobulin domain-containing suppressor of T-cell activation isoform X1, with product MEATSHRPGLLLAALCLLASHGGPTAFLITTPYSLCICPEGQNVTLTCRISGPLADRHDLFYKTWYFSSNGDQSCSEKKHIRNVTEKELHHDLGRHHEPLGNGTQKSSLVGQASHHGVEFVPDHHGAFHIMVMNLTLQDSGNYCCYAVEARREHGKPHTLQVAHGFVELQIQQGREGLQNCTFHTTSSKDITAAALATGACIVGILCLPLILLLIYKQRQAVSSRRAHELVRMESSAQGIENPVFEAVPSASTESRPRPQLSYMASRQPSESGRHLLSEPGTPLSPSGPGECFFPTLDPVPDSPNSLKA from the exons GAGGGCCAACAGCTTTCCTGATCACCACCCCCTACTCGCTCTGCATCTGCCCCGAGGGCCAGAACGTCACCCTGACCTGCCGGATCAGTGGTCCCCTTGCCGACCGCCACGACCTGTTCTACAAAACCTGGTACTTCAGCAGCAACGGCGACCAGAGCTGCTCTGAGAAGAAGCACATCCGCAACGTTACCGAGAAGGAGCTGCACCACGACCTGGGCAGGCACCACGAGCCGCTGGGCAACGGCACCCAAAAATCCTCCCTTGTGGGGCAAGCCAGCCATCACGGGGTGGAGTTTGTCCCTGACCACCACGGTGCCTTTCACATCATGGTGATGAACCTGACGCTGCAGGACAGTGGGAATTACTGCTGCTATGCAGTGGAGGCAAGGCGGGAGCACGGCAAGCCCCACACCCTGCAGGTCGCTCATGGCTTTGTGGAGCTGCAAATCCAGCAAG gcagagaaggGCTTCAGAACTGCACATTTCACACCACCAGCAgcaaag ATATCACAGCTGCTGCGCTGGCAACGGGCGCCTGCATCGTGGGcatcctctgcctgcccctcaTCTTGCTCCTGATTTACAAGCAGAGACAAGCCGTCAGCAGCAGAC GTGCCCATGAGCTTGTCAGGATGGAAAG CAGCGCCCAGGGCATCGAAAACCCCGTCTTTGAGGCGGTCCCCTCGGCAAGCACGGAGTCGCGGCCCCGACCCCAGCTCTCCTACATGGCCAGCCGGCAGCCCTCCGAGTCCGGCCGGCACCTGCTCTCTGAGCCTggcacccccctctccccctccggCCCTGGGGAGTGCTTCTTCCCAACACTGG ATCCTGTTCCTGACTCACCAAATTCCTTGAAAGCCTAA